A window from Temnothorax longispinosus isolate EJ_2023e chromosome 1, Tlon_JGU_v1, whole genome shotgun sequence encodes these proteins:
- the LOC139809672 gene encoding uncharacterized protein isoform X2 has product MPKETKIVIVGAGASGIAAASRLLRRGVSDFVILEANDRIGGRINTTNFGEYVVDLGAQWVHGESGNVVFDLASKHDLLSSDTGLLDPTKYEFATVNGEIMPVEESSAAVSIHRNILDEIKPKDLKEVTGSYGDYLIRKYYEAFDENPFMNRTRVADYLAWIEKMENSIQCSDTWFDVSAKAMAEYWDCEGDPALNWKDRGYKTILDLLMQNIPNAEERLPVMERIEFGKVVATINYSSGENVTVTTRDGCKYSARHVIFTGSLGVLKEKHSTMFVPPLSQKKQRAIEGLNIGTANKVYLEFPLRWWPEDKATFDFIWPEKVKEEFLQTYGQSSEWLCDVFTFFTVAHKPNLLCAWITGKNARHIETLSDVDVYDGLYLLLNKSFGEHYNVVKPTRILRSKWYTDEHFRGSYSFQSMVSEQMDVKPRDLAEPIMSGNKPIILFAGEATHDHYYSTVHGAVETGFREADRLINFERTCDRLDQLTIDNFDQTLRIEIDANARRMERTRVVIVGAGIAGLAAAKTLEDAGFTDYLLLEAQDVVGGRIHSVPWGNGWIDCGAQFLHGDKSRLAQYCLNSDLLSNIQGTDGDGIFLRDDGTIMNESLVREVDDLVRTVSDELCESRWPLKKQENIGSIMRNRFEDYLHERDDSPMEKKMKEEIFDWNVRFLLVDNCCHSLDDLSAILWGKFKYVGGPEHLLFKSGYSSLTNLLVDNLNERKVRLATPVETIHWRDSVDSPNDSPIIVKTFEGTQILTDAVIVTCSLGYLKENHRKMFQPLLPSRLSVAIEDLGFGTINKIFLDFGEPWWQKGVNGFQLLWRRDADHQSLPEWTKDLTGFDVLPTHSATLIVWVGGRGACIVEDLSEETIAQDCRNLLIRYLRCRNIPPVKKCVRTKWNGNRYVRGGYSHITKSCEEDNVSPRTLAEPVWATMLQNNTKRKMNLPVILFAGEATHDEFYSTTHGAYETGIHQAKVFLQHHANIK; this is encoded by the exons ATGCCGAAGGAGACAAAAATTGTGATTGTTGGAGCTGGGGCATCTGGCATTGCGGCTGCCTCCAGGCTGTTGAGGAGAGGAGTGAGCGACTTTGTGATACTAGAGGCCAACGATAGAATTGGCGGCAGAATAAATACCACAAACTTtg GTGAGTATGTGGTGGATCTCGGCGCTCAATGGGTCCATGGAGAATCTGGAAACGTGGTGTTTGATCTTGCCTCCAAACATGATTTGCTGAGTTCAGACACAGGTTTGCTCGATCCCACCAAGTATGAATTTGCCACTGTTAATGGTGAAATAATGCCCGTGGAGGAAAGTAGCGCAGCTGTGAGTATTCATCGTAATATTCTGGATGAAATAAAACCGAAGGATCTCAAAGAGGTAACGGGATCTTATGGAGACTACTTAATAAGGAA ATATTATGAAGCTTTTGACGAAAACCCTTTCATGAATCGTACTCGAGTTGCTGACTATTTAGCTTGGATAGAAAAGATGGAAAACTCTATTCAATGTAGCGACACATGGTTTGACGTTTCTGCGAAAGCTATGGCAGAATACTGGGACTGCGAAGGCGATCCTGCGTTGAACTGGAAAGATCGTGGCTATAAAACGATTTTGGATCTGTTAATG caaAATATTCCGAACGCAGAGGAACGCTTGCCAGTGATGGAAAGGATAGAGTTCGGAAAAGTTGTGGCAACTATCAATTATAGCTCAGGCGAGAACGTGACGGTGACTACCAGAGATGGATGCAAATATTCCGCACGGCATGTAATATTCACTGGGTCTCTAGGTGTTCTGAAGGAGAAACATTCTACAATGTTCGTACCACCCTTATCGCAGAAGAAACAACGGGCGATAGAG GGATTAAATATTGGAACAGCGAACAAGGTTTACCTTGAATTTCCGCTTAGATGGTGGCCGGAGGATAAAGCCACCTTTGATTTTATCTGGCCAGAAAAAGTTAAAGAGGAATTCTTGCAAACTTATGGTCAA aGTAGCGAGTGGCTCTGTGACGTGTTCACGTTTTTCACTGTGGCTCATAAGCCGAATCTTTTATGTGCTTGGATAACTGGAAAAAACGCGAGACACATAGAAACCTTATCGGATGTTGACGTATACGACGgattgtatttattgttaaataaatcatttggAGAACATTACAATGTTGTGAAACCAACAAGAATATTAag aTCTAAATGGTATACCGATGAACATTTTCGAGGCTCGTATAGTTTCCAAAGCATGGTTTCCGAACAAATGGATGTAAAACCGAGAGATCTGGCCGAACCAATTATGAGTGGAAATAAACCT ATAATTCTTTTCGCTGGAGAAGCTACGCACGATCATTATTATTCCACTGTGCACGGCGCCGTGGAAACTGGTTTCCGCGAAGCTGATAGACTAATCAACTTTGAAAG AACGTGCGATCGCTTAGATCAACTGACGATTGACAATTTCGACCAAACGTTGCGGATAGAGATTGACGCGAACGCGAGAAGAATGGAAAGAACGAGAGTCGTGATAGTAGGCGCAGGAATCGCAGGATTGGCAGCGGCGAAAACTCTGGAGGATGCGGGATTTACAGATTATCTTCTCCTCGAAG CCCAAGACGTGGTTGGAGGAAGAATTCATTCCGTTCCATGGGGTAATGGCTGGATAGATTGCGGGGCACAATTTTTGCACGGTGACAAGAGCAGGCTTGCTCAGTATTGTCTCAACAGTGATTTACTGTCAAACATTCAAGGCACGGACGGCGATGGAATTTTCTTGCGCGACGATGGAACGATCATGAACGAGAGCTTGGTTCGCGAAGTTGACGATCTCGTGCGAACCGTCTCGGATGAACTCTGCGAATCTCGATGGCCTCTGAAGAAGCAGGAGAATATCGGTTCTATCATGAGAAATAGGTTTGAGGATTATTTACACGAAAGAGACGATTCTCCGATGGAGAAGAAGATGAAGGAGGAAATTTTCGATTGGAACGTACGGTTTCTCTTGGTGGATAACTGCTGCCACTCGTTGGACGATTTATCGGCAATTCTTTGGGGGAAGTTCAAG TACGTTGGTGGACCGGAACATTTGCTCTTCAAGTCCGGTTACAGTTCCTTGACGAATCTCCTCGTTGACAATCTGAATGAGCGAAAAGTGCGTTTAGCCACCCCCGTGGAAACCATTCACTGGCGGGACTCCGTTGACTCTCCAAACGATTCTCCAATAATTGTAAAGACTTTCGAAGGGACGCAAATTCTCACCGATGCGGTCATAGTCACTTGCTCGCTCGGCTATTTAAAAGAGAACCACCGGAAGATGTTCCAGCCGCTGTTACCGAGTCGTCTAAGCGTCGCGATTGAAGACCTCGGTTTCGGAACCATCAATAAGATTTTCCTGGACTTCGGCGAACCTTGGTGGCAAAAAGGCGTGAACGGTTTCCAGTTGCTCTGGCGTAGGGACGCCGATCATCAATCCTTGCCGGAATGGACCAAGGACCTCACAGGATTTGACGTCCTACCGACTCATTCGGCCACTCTTATAGTATGGGTCGGTGGGCGAGGTGCGTGTATCGTCGAGGATTTATCGGAGGAGACAATTGCACAAGATTGCAGGAACCTATTGATACGTTATTTGCGGTGTCGCAATATTCCACCAGTAAAGAAATGCGTCCGAACCAAATGGAACGGGAATAGATACGTGAGAGGCGGTTATAGTCATATCACAAAGAGCTGCGAGGAGGATAACGTCTCGCCTAGAACGTTAGCCGAGCCAGTCTGGGCGACAATGTTGCAAAATAACACGAAGAGGAAAATG AACTTACCAGTCATACTGTTCGCCGGCGAAGCTACGCATGACGAGTTCTACTCGACAACGCACGGAGCTTACGAGACGGGAATCCATCAAGCTAAAGTATTTTTACAACATCATGCGAACATCAAGTAA
- the LOC139809672 gene encoding uncharacterized protein isoform X1: MICHKEITGLLFTTLIAANLLGSAQSSGACDMPKETKIVIVGAGASGIAAASRLLRRGVSDFVILEANDRIGGRINTTNFGEYVVDLGAQWVHGESGNVVFDLASKHDLLSSDTGLLDPTKYEFATVNGEIMPVEESSAAVSIHRNILDEIKPKDLKEVTGSYGDYLIRKYYEAFDENPFMNRTRVADYLAWIEKMENSIQCSDTWFDVSAKAMAEYWDCEGDPALNWKDRGYKTILDLLMQNIPNAEERLPVMERIEFGKVVATINYSSGENVTVTTRDGCKYSARHVIFTGSLGVLKEKHSTMFVPPLSQKKQRAIEGLNIGTANKVYLEFPLRWWPEDKATFDFIWPEKVKEEFLQTYGQSSEWLCDVFTFFTVAHKPNLLCAWITGKNARHIETLSDVDVYDGLYLLLNKSFGEHYNVVKPTRILRSKWYTDEHFRGSYSFQSMVSEQMDVKPRDLAEPIMSGNKPIILFAGEATHDHYYSTVHGAVETGFREADRLINFERTCDRLDQLTIDNFDQTLRIEIDANARRMERTRVVIVGAGIAGLAAAKTLEDAGFTDYLLLEAQDVVGGRIHSVPWGNGWIDCGAQFLHGDKSRLAQYCLNSDLLSNIQGTDGDGIFLRDDGTIMNESLVREVDDLVRTVSDELCESRWPLKKQENIGSIMRNRFEDYLHERDDSPMEKKMKEEIFDWNVRFLLVDNCCHSLDDLSAILWGKFKYVGGPEHLLFKSGYSSLTNLLVDNLNERKVRLATPVETIHWRDSVDSPNDSPIIVKTFEGTQILTDAVIVTCSLGYLKENHRKMFQPLLPSRLSVAIEDLGFGTINKIFLDFGEPWWQKGVNGFQLLWRRDADHQSLPEWTKDLTGFDVLPTHSATLIVWVGGRGACIVEDLSEETIAQDCRNLLIRYLRCRNIPPVKKCVRTKWNGNRYVRGGYSHITKSCEEDNVSPRTLAEPVWATMLQNNTKRKMNLPVILFAGEATHDEFYSTTHGAYETGIHQAKVFLQHHANIK, from the exons ATGATTTGCCATAAGGAAATCACAGGCCTTCTCTTCACAACTTTGAT TGCAGCAAATCTGTTGGGTTCAGCGCAATCGTCGGGGGCTTGCGATATGCCGAAGGAGACAAAAATTGTGATTGTTGGAGCTGGGGCATCTGGCATTGCGGCTGCCTCCAGGCTGTTGAGGAGAGGAGTGAGCGACTTTGTGATACTAGAGGCCAACGATAGAATTGGCGGCAGAATAAATACCACAAACTTtg GTGAGTATGTGGTGGATCTCGGCGCTCAATGGGTCCATGGAGAATCTGGAAACGTGGTGTTTGATCTTGCCTCCAAACATGATTTGCTGAGTTCAGACACAGGTTTGCTCGATCCCACCAAGTATGAATTTGCCACTGTTAATGGTGAAATAATGCCCGTGGAGGAAAGTAGCGCAGCTGTGAGTATTCATCGTAATATTCTGGATGAAATAAAACCGAAGGATCTCAAAGAGGTAACGGGATCTTATGGAGACTACTTAATAAGGAA ATATTATGAAGCTTTTGACGAAAACCCTTTCATGAATCGTACTCGAGTTGCTGACTATTTAGCTTGGATAGAAAAGATGGAAAACTCTATTCAATGTAGCGACACATGGTTTGACGTTTCTGCGAAAGCTATGGCAGAATACTGGGACTGCGAAGGCGATCCTGCGTTGAACTGGAAAGATCGTGGCTATAAAACGATTTTGGATCTGTTAATG caaAATATTCCGAACGCAGAGGAACGCTTGCCAGTGATGGAAAGGATAGAGTTCGGAAAAGTTGTGGCAACTATCAATTATAGCTCAGGCGAGAACGTGACGGTGACTACCAGAGATGGATGCAAATATTCCGCACGGCATGTAATATTCACTGGGTCTCTAGGTGTTCTGAAGGAGAAACATTCTACAATGTTCGTACCACCCTTATCGCAGAAGAAACAACGGGCGATAGAG GGATTAAATATTGGAACAGCGAACAAGGTTTACCTTGAATTTCCGCTTAGATGGTGGCCGGAGGATAAAGCCACCTTTGATTTTATCTGGCCAGAAAAAGTTAAAGAGGAATTCTTGCAAACTTATGGTCAA aGTAGCGAGTGGCTCTGTGACGTGTTCACGTTTTTCACTGTGGCTCATAAGCCGAATCTTTTATGTGCTTGGATAACTGGAAAAAACGCGAGACACATAGAAACCTTATCGGATGTTGACGTATACGACGgattgtatttattgttaaataaatcatttggAGAACATTACAATGTTGTGAAACCAACAAGAATATTAag aTCTAAATGGTATACCGATGAACATTTTCGAGGCTCGTATAGTTTCCAAAGCATGGTTTCCGAACAAATGGATGTAAAACCGAGAGATCTGGCCGAACCAATTATGAGTGGAAATAAACCT ATAATTCTTTTCGCTGGAGAAGCTACGCACGATCATTATTATTCCACTGTGCACGGCGCCGTGGAAACTGGTTTCCGCGAAGCTGATAGACTAATCAACTTTGAAAG AACGTGCGATCGCTTAGATCAACTGACGATTGACAATTTCGACCAAACGTTGCGGATAGAGATTGACGCGAACGCGAGAAGAATGGAAAGAACGAGAGTCGTGATAGTAGGCGCAGGAATCGCAGGATTGGCAGCGGCGAAAACTCTGGAGGATGCGGGATTTACAGATTATCTTCTCCTCGAAG CCCAAGACGTGGTTGGAGGAAGAATTCATTCCGTTCCATGGGGTAATGGCTGGATAGATTGCGGGGCACAATTTTTGCACGGTGACAAGAGCAGGCTTGCTCAGTATTGTCTCAACAGTGATTTACTGTCAAACATTCAAGGCACGGACGGCGATGGAATTTTCTTGCGCGACGATGGAACGATCATGAACGAGAGCTTGGTTCGCGAAGTTGACGATCTCGTGCGAACCGTCTCGGATGAACTCTGCGAATCTCGATGGCCTCTGAAGAAGCAGGAGAATATCGGTTCTATCATGAGAAATAGGTTTGAGGATTATTTACACGAAAGAGACGATTCTCCGATGGAGAAGAAGATGAAGGAGGAAATTTTCGATTGGAACGTACGGTTTCTCTTGGTGGATAACTGCTGCCACTCGTTGGACGATTTATCGGCAATTCTTTGGGGGAAGTTCAAG TACGTTGGTGGACCGGAACATTTGCTCTTCAAGTCCGGTTACAGTTCCTTGACGAATCTCCTCGTTGACAATCTGAATGAGCGAAAAGTGCGTTTAGCCACCCCCGTGGAAACCATTCACTGGCGGGACTCCGTTGACTCTCCAAACGATTCTCCAATAATTGTAAAGACTTTCGAAGGGACGCAAATTCTCACCGATGCGGTCATAGTCACTTGCTCGCTCGGCTATTTAAAAGAGAACCACCGGAAGATGTTCCAGCCGCTGTTACCGAGTCGTCTAAGCGTCGCGATTGAAGACCTCGGTTTCGGAACCATCAATAAGATTTTCCTGGACTTCGGCGAACCTTGGTGGCAAAAAGGCGTGAACGGTTTCCAGTTGCTCTGGCGTAGGGACGCCGATCATCAATCCTTGCCGGAATGGACCAAGGACCTCACAGGATTTGACGTCCTACCGACTCATTCGGCCACTCTTATAGTATGGGTCGGTGGGCGAGGTGCGTGTATCGTCGAGGATTTATCGGAGGAGACAATTGCACAAGATTGCAGGAACCTATTGATACGTTATTTGCGGTGTCGCAATATTCCACCAGTAAAGAAATGCGTCCGAACCAAATGGAACGGGAATAGATACGTGAGAGGCGGTTATAGTCATATCACAAAGAGCTGCGAGGAGGATAACGTCTCGCCTAGAACGTTAGCCGAGCCAGTCTGGGCGACAATGTTGCAAAATAACACGAAGAGGAAAATG AACTTACCAGTCATACTGTTCGCCGGCGAAGCTACGCATGACGAGTTCTACTCGACAACGCACGGAGCTTACGAGACGGGAATCCATCAAGCTAAAGTATTTTTACAACATCATGCGAACATCAAGTAA
- the LOC139809672 gene encoding spermine oxidase-like isoform X3 yields MIATCYWCQSVLLPTTLLQYYEAFDENPFMNRTRVADYLAWIEKMENSIQCSDTWFDVSAKAMAEYWDCEGDPALNWKDRGYKTILDLLMQNIPNAEERLPVMERIEFGKVVATINYSSGENVTVTTRDGCKYSARHVIFTGSLGVLKEKHSTMFVPPLSQKKQRAIEGLNIGTANKVYLEFPLRWWPEDKATFDFIWPEKVKEEFLQTYGQSSEWLCDVFTFFTVAHKPNLLCAWITGKNARHIETLSDVDVYDGLYLLLNKSFGEHYNVVKPTRILRSKWYTDEHFRGSYSFQSMVSEQMDVKPRDLAEPIMSGNKPIILFAGEATHDHYYSTVHGAVETGFREADRLINFERTCDRLDQLTIDNFDQTLRIEIDANARRMERTRVVIVGAGIAGLAAAKTLEDAGFTDYLLLEAQDVVGGRIHSVPWGNGWIDCGAQFLHGDKSRLAQYCLNSDLLSNIQGTDGDGIFLRDDGTIMNESLVREVDDLVRTVSDELCESRWPLKKQENIGSIMRNRFEDYLHERDDSPMEKKMKEEIFDWNVRFLLVDNCCHSLDDLSAILWGKFKYVGGPEHLLFKSGYSSLTNLLVDNLNERKVRLATPVETIHWRDSVDSPNDSPIIVKTFEGTQILTDAVIVTCSLGYLKENHRKMFQPLLPSRLSVAIEDLGFGTINKIFLDFGEPWWQKGVNGFQLLWRRDADHQSLPEWTKDLTGFDVLPTHSATLIVWVGGRGACIVEDLSEETIAQDCRNLLIRYLRCRNIPPVKKCVRTKWNGNRYVRGGYSHITKSCEEDNVSPRTLAEPVWATMLQNNTKRKMNLPVILFAGEATHDEFYSTTHGAYETGIHQAKVFLQHHANIK; encoded by the exons ATGATTGCGACATGCTACTGGTGTCAGTCAGTGCTTCTCCCCACCACACTACTACA ATATTATGAAGCTTTTGACGAAAACCCTTTCATGAATCGTACTCGAGTTGCTGACTATTTAGCTTGGATAGAAAAGATGGAAAACTCTATTCAATGTAGCGACACATGGTTTGACGTTTCTGCGAAAGCTATGGCAGAATACTGGGACTGCGAAGGCGATCCTGCGTTGAACTGGAAAGATCGTGGCTATAAAACGATTTTGGATCTGTTAATG caaAATATTCCGAACGCAGAGGAACGCTTGCCAGTGATGGAAAGGATAGAGTTCGGAAAAGTTGTGGCAACTATCAATTATAGCTCAGGCGAGAACGTGACGGTGACTACCAGAGATGGATGCAAATATTCCGCACGGCATGTAATATTCACTGGGTCTCTAGGTGTTCTGAAGGAGAAACATTCTACAATGTTCGTACCACCCTTATCGCAGAAGAAACAACGGGCGATAGAG GGATTAAATATTGGAACAGCGAACAAGGTTTACCTTGAATTTCCGCTTAGATGGTGGCCGGAGGATAAAGCCACCTTTGATTTTATCTGGCCAGAAAAAGTTAAAGAGGAATTCTTGCAAACTTATGGTCAA aGTAGCGAGTGGCTCTGTGACGTGTTCACGTTTTTCACTGTGGCTCATAAGCCGAATCTTTTATGTGCTTGGATAACTGGAAAAAACGCGAGACACATAGAAACCTTATCGGATGTTGACGTATACGACGgattgtatttattgttaaataaatcatttggAGAACATTACAATGTTGTGAAACCAACAAGAATATTAag aTCTAAATGGTATACCGATGAACATTTTCGAGGCTCGTATAGTTTCCAAAGCATGGTTTCCGAACAAATGGATGTAAAACCGAGAGATCTGGCCGAACCAATTATGAGTGGAAATAAACCT ATAATTCTTTTCGCTGGAGAAGCTACGCACGATCATTATTATTCCACTGTGCACGGCGCCGTGGAAACTGGTTTCCGCGAAGCTGATAGACTAATCAACTTTGAAAG AACGTGCGATCGCTTAGATCAACTGACGATTGACAATTTCGACCAAACGTTGCGGATAGAGATTGACGCGAACGCGAGAAGAATGGAAAGAACGAGAGTCGTGATAGTAGGCGCAGGAATCGCAGGATTGGCAGCGGCGAAAACTCTGGAGGATGCGGGATTTACAGATTATCTTCTCCTCGAAG CCCAAGACGTGGTTGGAGGAAGAATTCATTCCGTTCCATGGGGTAATGGCTGGATAGATTGCGGGGCACAATTTTTGCACGGTGACAAGAGCAGGCTTGCTCAGTATTGTCTCAACAGTGATTTACTGTCAAACATTCAAGGCACGGACGGCGATGGAATTTTCTTGCGCGACGATGGAACGATCATGAACGAGAGCTTGGTTCGCGAAGTTGACGATCTCGTGCGAACCGTCTCGGATGAACTCTGCGAATCTCGATGGCCTCTGAAGAAGCAGGAGAATATCGGTTCTATCATGAGAAATAGGTTTGAGGATTATTTACACGAAAGAGACGATTCTCCGATGGAGAAGAAGATGAAGGAGGAAATTTTCGATTGGAACGTACGGTTTCTCTTGGTGGATAACTGCTGCCACTCGTTGGACGATTTATCGGCAATTCTTTGGGGGAAGTTCAAG TACGTTGGTGGACCGGAACATTTGCTCTTCAAGTCCGGTTACAGTTCCTTGACGAATCTCCTCGTTGACAATCTGAATGAGCGAAAAGTGCGTTTAGCCACCCCCGTGGAAACCATTCACTGGCGGGACTCCGTTGACTCTCCAAACGATTCTCCAATAATTGTAAAGACTTTCGAAGGGACGCAAATTCTCACCGATGCGGTCATAGTCACTTGCTCGCTCGGCTATTTAAAAGAGAACCACCGGAAGATGTTCCAGCCGCTGTTACCGAGTCGTCTAAGCGTCGCGATTGAAGACCTCGGTTTCGGAACCATCAATAAGATTTTCCTGGACTTCGGCGAACCTTGGTGGCAAAAAGGCGTGAACGGTTTCCAGTTGCTCTGGCGTAGGGACGCCGATCATCAATCCTTGCCGGAATGGACCAAGGACCTCACAGGATTTGACGTCCTACCGACTCATTCGGCCACTCTTATAGTATGGGTCGGTGGGCGAGGTGCGTGTATCGTCGAGGATTTATCGGAGGAGACAATTGCACAAGATTGCAGGAACCTATTGATACGTTATTTGCGGTGTCGCAATATTCCACCAGTAAAGAAATGCGTCCGAACCAAATGGAACGGGAATAGATACGTGAGAGGCGGTTATAGTCATATCACAAAGAGCTGCGAGGAGGATAACGTCTCGCCTAGAACGTTAGCCGAGCCAGTCTGGGCGACAATGTTGCAAAATAACACGAAGAGGAAAATG AACTTACCAGTCATACTGTTCGCCGGCGAAGCTACGCATGACGAGTTCTACTCGACAACGCACGGAGCTTACGAGACGGGAATCCATCAAGCTAAAGTATTTTTACAACATCATGCGAACATCAAGTAA
- the LOC139809782 gene encoding uncharacterized protein isoform X1 — MFAKRKVDPELEKLRNEVERPPDLDTTIAGIQRESSRVHAAYLFEHIGKATLQRLCLLLSSTATGKIYDGWQEFAAHMGLTMEQIRCIDYDFKGLQDPTYYVLLTYVQSPEATMDKILSGLQKMQRLDIINQIKDHVHDLVNVASQHVISHDGSEIIQPGHMPRAPLVLSPILTVECKTGMQESESMYTSQDNQQKKHEQTYGCIVMLTFAPDGLPTAECITKIFRSKQPRIGVLMLQEQEKHVYSRAEEFIDDCFNQVDYVIPILTRGYIERINNPVKMHEQMHNKLDTKYLKYIYSLLRYEYVRNQCCNNRVRCIVPDKDVYTIVQASLQPTLQAWFRESDIDDFVNNILFHKINMKTVSVWIKIKISATFNGSYLFKNLL, encoded by the exons ATGTTTGCAAAAAG GAAAGTAGATCCAGAACTGGAGAAGCTGAGAAACGAAGTGGAGAGACCACCAGACTTAGATACGACCATTGCGGGTATCCAGAGAGAATCATCGCGCGTTCACGCTGCGTACTTGTTCGAGCACATTGGCAAGGCTACACTGCAGAGACTATGCTTGCTGCTGAGCTCCACAGCAACAGGGAAGATTTACGACGGATGGCAGGAGTTTGCAGCACACATGGGCTTAACGATGGAACAGATACGC TGCATAGATTATGACTTCAAAGGGCTCCAGGATCCAACGTATTACGTGCTTTTGACTTACGTGCAGTCTCCGGAGGCAACAATGGACAAAATTCTGAGTGGTTTGCAAAAAATGCAACGACTCGATATAATAAACCAAATTAAGGATCATGTGCACGATCTAGTCAATGTTGCGTCGCAACATGTCATAAGCCATGATG GATCTGAAATAATTCAACCTGGACATATGCCAAGAGCACCATTAGTCCTGAGTCCCATTTTGACAGTAGAATGCAAAACCGGAATGCAAGAAAGTGAATCAATGTACACATCACAAGATAATCAACAGAAGAAG CATGAACAAACATATGGCTGTATAGTTATGCTGACTTTTGCTCCTGACGGTTTGCCAACTGCTGAGTGCATCACAAAGATATTCAGGTCTAAACAACCACGAATAGGCGTGCTTATGTTGCAAGAACAAGAGAAACATGTCTATAGTAGAGCTGAAGAATTCATAGACGATTGTTTCAATCag GTAGATTATGTTATACCAATACTAACAAGAGGATACATTGAAAGGATCAACAACCCTGTGAAAATGCATGAACAGATGCATAACAAATTggatacaaaatatttgaagTACATATATTCCTTGTTGAGATACGAATACGTAAGAAATCAATGCTGCAACAATCGTGTAAG ATGTATTGTGCCTGATAAAGATGTTTATACGATTGTGCAAGCAAGTCTGCAGCCCACGTTGCAAGCGTGGTTTCGTGAAAGTGATATTGACGATTTCGTGAACAATATTCTCttccataaaattaatatgaaaaccGTGAGTgtttggataaaaataaaaatttcagcaACTTTTAATGGCtcatatctttttaaaaacctTCTATAA
- the LOC139809782 gene encoding uncharacterized protein isoform X2: MFAKRKVDPELEKLRNEVERPPDLDTTIAGIQRESSRVHAAYLFEHIGKATLQRLCLLLSSTATGKIYDGWQEFAAHMGLTMEQIRCIDYDFKGLQDPTYYVLLTYVQSPEATMDKILSGLQKMQRLDIINQIKDHVHDLVNVASQHVISHDGSEIIQPGHMPRAPLVLSPILTVECKTGMQESESMYTSQDNQQKKHEQTYGCIVMLTFAPDGLPTAECITKIFRSKQPRIGVLMLQEQEKHVYSRAEEFIDDCFNQVDYVIPILTRGYIERINNPVKMHEQMHNKLDTKYLKYIYSLLRYEYVRNQCCNNRVRCIVPDKDVYTIVQASLHPTLQAWFRESDIDDFVNNILFHKI; this comes from the exons ATGTTTGCAAAAAG GAAAGTAGATCCAGAACTGGAGAAGCTGAGAAACGAAGTGGAGAGACCACCAGACTTAGATACGACCATTGCGGGTATCCAGAGAGAATCATCGCGCGTTCACGCTGCGTACTTGTTCGAGCACATTGGCAAGGCTACACTGCAGAGACTATGCTTGCTGCTGAGCTCCACAGCAACAGGGAAGATTTACGACGGATGGCAGGAGTTTGCAGCACACATGGGCTTAACGATGGAACAGATACGC TGCATAGATTATGACTTCAAAGGGCTCCAGGATCCAACGTATTACGTGCTTTTGACTTACGTGCAGTCTCCGGAGGCAACAATGGACAAAATTCTGAGTGGTTTGCAAAAAATGCAACGACTCGATATAATAAACCAAATTAAGGATCATGTGCACGATCTAGTCAATGTTGCGTCGCAACATGTCATAAGCCATGATG GATCTGAAATAATTCAACCTGGACATATGCCAAGAGCACCATTAGTCCTGAGTCCCATTTTGACAGTAGAATGCAAAACCGGAATGCAAGAAAGTGAATCAATGTACACATCACAAGATAATCAACAGAAGAAG CATGAACAAACATATGGCTGTATAGTTATGCTGACTTTTGCTCCTGACGGTTTGCCAACTGCTGAGTGCATCACAAAGATATTCAGGTCTAAACAACCACGAATAGGCGTGCTTATGTTGCAAGAACAAGAGAAACATGTCTATAGTAGAGCTGAAGAATTCATAGACGATTGTTTCAATCag GTAGATTATGTTATACCAATACTAACAAGAGGATACATTGAAAGGATCAACAACCCTGTGAAAATGCATGAACAGATGCATAACAAATTggatacaaaatatttgaagTACATATATTCCTTGTTGAGATACGAATACGTAAGAAATCAATGCTGCAACAATCGTGTAAG ATGTATTGTGCCTGATAAAGATGTTTATACGATTGTACAAGCAAGTCTGCATCCCACGTTGCAAGCGTGGTTTCGTGAAAGTGATATTGACGATTTCGTGAACAATATTCTCTTccataaaatttga